The following are from one region of the Phormidium sp. PBR-2020 genome:
- the glyS gene encoding glycine--tRNA ligase subunit beta: protein MPTFLLEVGTEELPASFVDGAIAQWRDRIPASLSEAFLEPAAVEIYGTPRRLAVLLHNLPSQQPNRSEDIKGPPVRAAYNDGQPTKAAEGFARKQDVSLDDLEIRDTEKGEFVFVRKQIPGRPTAEILTELIPQWIFKLEGKRFMRWGDGDLRFPRPIRWLVALLDESILPLTITSGSDVVTSDRHSAGHRVLHPDPVSISNAADYLENLRQAAIEVTPQRRRDSIIEGIHRCAAQVGGTADIPDDLLAEVVQLVEYPTAVLGKFDDDFLILPPEVITTVMVSHQRYFPVLNAEKPQELLPYFITISNGDPAKSDLIAAGNERVIRARLADGEFFYKADCEQPLETLVPQLETITFQEDLGTVKDKVDRLTAVADQLGQALHLSESDQANIRRACYLCKADLVSQMVYEFPELQGVMGEKYARVSGEAEAVSRAIFEHYLPRGADDILPQTVTGQIVGLSDRLDTLVSIFGLGLLPSGSSDPFALRRAANAVVNIIWAANLELNLNQFLQQGVETFKTAHPQASPELLTQLQEFFLQRLQTLLQDDKGIDYDLVNGVLGEDDADYAQRALEDVLDTRDRAEFLQKIRQEGTLDVIYEIVNRSARLAKKGSLSTQDLNPETVINPELFESSAEQGFYDALLGLLPRTEAAQRDRNYSQLIEGLVEIAPTVREFFDGENSVLVMADDEAVKTNRLNLLGLLRNHARVLADFGAIVKNG, encoded by the coding sequence ATGCCTACCTTTCTCCTCGAAGTCGGGACCGAAGAACTCCCCGCCAGTTTTGTCGACGGGGCGATCGCCCAATGGCGCGATCGCATCCCCGCCTCTCTCAGCGAGGCCTTCCTCGAACCGGCCGCAGTGGAGATTTACGGAACCCCACGCCGTCTCGCGGTTTTGCTGCATAACCTCCCCAGTCAACAACCCAATCGCAGCGAAGACATCAAAGGCCCCCCAGTTCGGGCCGCCTACAACGATGGACAACCCACCAAAGCCGCCGAAGGGTTCGCCCGCAAACAAGACGTCTCCCTAGACGACTTAGAAATCCGCGACACGGAGAAAGGAGAATTTGTCTTTGTCCGCAAACAGATTCCCGGCCGGCCCACGGCGGAGATTTTGACAGAACTCATCCCCCAATGGATTTTCAAACTCGAAGGAAAACGCTTTATGCGTTGGGGCGATGGAGATTTGCGGTTTCCCCGTCCCATTCGTTGGCTGGTAGCCCTCCTCGATGAGAGTATTTTACCCCTAACCATTACCAGTGGATCGGATGTGGTGACGAGCGATCGCCACTCCGCCGGCCATCGGGTTCTGCATCCCGATCCCGTCTCCATTAGCAACGCCGCCGACTACCTAGAAAATTTGCGTCAAGCGGCGATCGAAGTCACCCCCCAACGCCGTCGCGACAGCATCATCGAGGGGATTCACCGCTGCGCCGCCCAAGTGGGGGGAACCGCTGATATCCCCGACGACCTCCTCGCGGAAGTGGTGCAATTGGTGGAATATCCCACCGCCGTCCTGGGCAAATTTGACGATGATTTCCTAATTTTGCCCCCGGAAGTCATCACCACGGTCATGGTGTCTCATCAACGTTATTTCCCGGTTCTCAACGCTGAAAAACCCCAAGAACTCCTGCCTTATTTTATCACCATTTCTAACGGTGATCCAGCCAAATCTGACCTCATCGCCGCCGGAAATGAGCGAGTCATTCGGGCGCGATTGGCGGATGGGGAGTTTTTCTATAAAGCCGACTGTGAACAGCCCTTAGAAACCCTCGTTCCTCAGTTGGAAACGATTACCTTCCAAGAAGATTTAGGGACGGTTAAAGATAAAGTCGATCGCCTAACGGCCGTCGCCGACCAACTGGGTCAAGCCCTACATCTATCGGAGTCTGATCAGGCGAACATTCGCCGGGCCTGCTATCTTTGCAAAGCAGACTTAGTGAGCCAAATGGTCTATGAGTTCCCGGAACTGCAAGGGGTTATGGGTGAGAAATACGCCCGAGTCAGTGGGGAAGCCGAAGCCGTTTCTCGGGCAATTTTCGAGCATTACTTACCGCGCGGGGCAGATGATATTTTGCCGCAAACCGTGACCGGACAAATTGTCGGTTTGAGCGATCGCCTCGATACCCTAGTCAGTATTTTTGGCCTAGGCTTATTACCCAGTGGGTCCTCCGATCCCTTCGCCCTCCGTCGCGCCGCCAATGCAGTGGTCAATATCATCTGGGCAGCGAATTTAGAACTCAATCTCAATCAGTTCTTACAGCAAGGCGTGGAGACCTTCAAAACCGCCCATCCCCAAGCCTCCCCCGAGTTACTCACGCAACTGCAAGAGTTCTTCCTGCAACGGTTACAAACCCTATTACAAGATGACAAGGGCATTGATTATGACCTCGTCAATGGAGTATTAGGAGAAGATGACGCCGATTATGCCCAACGGGCGTTAGAGGATGTTTTGGATACCCGCGATCGCGCCGAGTTTCTGCAAAAAATCCGGCAAGAGGGAACCCTAGACGTGATTTATGAAATCGTCAATCGGTCTGCCCGTTTAGCCAAAAAAGGAAGCCTCTCTACCCAAGACTTGAACCCCGAAACCGTCATCAATCCCGAGTTATTTGAATCTTCCGCTGAACAGGGATTTTATGATGCCTTACTGGGGCTATTACCGCGCACCGAAGCCGCCCAGCGAGACCGTAACTATAGCCAACTCATTGAAGGCTTAGTGGAAATTGCGCCCACCGTTCGCGAGTTTTTCGACGGCGAGAACAGTGTCCTCGTCATGGCCGACGACGAAGCCGTAAAAACCAATCGTCTCAATCTCCTGGGACTCTTGCGCAACCACGCCCGCGTTTTAGCCGACTTCGGGGCGATCGTCAAAAACGGCTAA
- a CDS encoding CHAT domain-containing protein yields the protein MMHVQQLCEFLQQQQWAYQANLQEQQVQLQREGLTVLISLEDDGKFVKIVLPQLLTLNSDQPHYELGLQCLLHLGWRYKLVRWQRDPRDGEVRLQADLPLEDGELSSRQFWRTLQGCLQIAREGRKQVQQVLQTGAVASQTDSLQLLGLLLQAEVNGGAEAVYGELDRRGGRVDPNLAEAAQQFLKQAAESANPEMQDGLVGVIGNLAIRLQDYPRGRREQNVAIAILLYQIVLEARPKHRLPDKWAQTQNNLGNAYSDLPTGDRAGNLQQAIRCYNAALTVWTRERAPLDWAMTQTNLGSAYLQLPTGDRAANLKQAIAYCQNALTVRTPETTPLQWAGIQTNLGSAYLQLPTGNRAANLKQAIACYEAALHLWTPETASLQWAMTQNNLGNAYSQLPTGNRAANLQQAIACFKAALTIWTPKIAPLDWAMTQNNLGNAYWQMPKGDHPWNLQQAIACYQNALTVWTPETASLQWATTKNNLGLAYSKLPTGDRAANLKQAIACYEAALSVRKRGTAPLEWATTQNNLGNVYLQLPTGDRAANLKQAIACYEAALSVRKRGTAPLDWAETQNNLGNAYKNLPTGDRARNLQQAITCYNAALSVRTRETTPLEWATTQNNLGNAYREMSTGDRAANLKKAITCYNAALSVRTCETAPLQWAMTQNNLGNAYREMSTGDRTGNLQQAITCYEAALSVRTRETAPLDWAETQNNLGLAYSDLPMGDRAGNLQQAISCFKAALTVRTPQLFPLDCLQTARNWGNLEFREGQWHNALTQYQTAIEAIEQSRRFALSEERRQQIVQESIYVYENAIQAAINLKDIASALEIVERVRAKRLVDLMATADLYQDGAIPAAVQDWLHQLDQLDREIAQRRQNVASTETPEAPTSPEDSPKPLPETPEDDASPGDSPKHRHGVSRQLRAAMTATEEIRELEQEKQAILDQLSNRDDVVAKLREVQPPKLQDFQPLLSENTALVSFYTTDDHTHLLILRSGESQPVCFTCPGQGYKPLQLWLRETWAALYLLDKTQWLAQMQATLQELAQRLRLNDLIEEHLQGIEELVLVPHLFLHQIPFAALPLKDGYLGDRFRLRYAPSLQVLGFCQGRQGVQTREYGTVENATDDLPFSSFEGATVAHLFEIESQRRLIGAQAKTTAYRGLLEASNYLVSSHHAQSRWDNPLESGLKLSDGTITVSQLFSPAWRFPQLEEVYLSCCETGLFLPDSALDEPVAVSTGFLCAGARGVIASQWSIYDLSVALVSGLYHQQRHQGLSRVAALQRAQQEMRQMTGKTFQQAYAKPLRTYLKSEQRRLQQDVEAVHRLQNGERLIKRYCHEAHPFEHPVHWAGLGCYGLG from the coding sequence ATGATGCACGTTCAACAACTTTGTGAGTTTCTGCAACAGCAACAGTGGGCCTACCAGGCGAATCTCCAAGAACAACAGGTTCAGTTACAGCGAGAGGGGTTGACGGTCTTGATTTCCCTCGAAGACGATGGCAAATTTGTCAAAATCGTTCTTCCCCAACTGTTGACCCTCAACTCAGACCAGCCTCACTATGAACTGGGGTTGCAATGCCTACTGCATCTGGGGTGGCGCTATAAACTGGTGCGCTGGCAACGAGACCCGAGGGATGGGGAAGTGCGCCTCCAAGCGGATTTGCCCCTGGAAGATGGGGAACTCAGTTCACGGCAGTTTTGGCGCACCTTGCAGGGATGCTTGCAGATTGCGCGAGAGGGACGGAAACAGGTGCAACAGGTATTGCAAACCGGGGCTGTCGCCTCCCAAACAGACTCACTGCAACTTCTAGGTCTTTTACTGCAAGCCGAAGTGAACGGGGGGGCTGAGGCGGTGTATGGGGAATTGGATCGACGAGGAGGACGAGTTGACCCCAACTTAGCTGAGGCGGCTCAACAATTTCTTAAGCAGGCGGCAGAATCAGCCAATCCAGAGATGCAGGATGGGTTGGTGGGGGTGATTGGAAATCTCGCCATTCGTCTGCAAGATTATCCCCGAGGTCGTCGAGAGCAGAATGTTGCCATTGCGATTCTACTGTATCAAATCGTCCTGGAAGCCCGACCGAAGCATCGCCTGCCTGACAAGTGGGCGCAAACCCAAAATAACCTGGGGAATGCCTACTCGGACTTGCCCACGGGCGATCGCGCCGGGAACCTGCAACAAGCCATCCGCTGCTATAACGCCGCCCTCACCGTCTGGACTCGTGAGAGGGCACCCTTAGATTGGGCAATGACCCAAACTAACCTGGGTTCTGCCTACTTGCAATTGCCCACGGGCGATCGTGCGGCGAACCTAAAGCAAGCCATTGCCTACTGCCAAAATGCCCTCACCGTGAGGACTCCCGAGACCACACCCTTACAATGGGCAGGAATCCAAACTAACCTGGGGTCCGCCTACTTGCAATTGCCCACCGGTAATCGCGCGGCGAACCTAAAGCAAGCCATCGCCTGCTATGAAGCTGCCCTCCACTTATGGACACCTGAGACGGCATCCTTACAATGGGCAATGACGCAAAATAACCTGGGGAATGCCTACTCGCAATTGCCCACCGGTAATCGCGCAGCGAACCTGCAACAAGCCATCGCTTGCTTTAAGGCCGCCCTCACCATCTGGACTCCCAAGATCGCACCCTTAGACTGGGCAATGACGCAAAATAACCTAGGGAATGCCTACTGGCAAATGCCCAAGGGCGATCACCCTTGGAACCTGCAACAAGCCATCGCTTGCTACCAAAACGCCCTCACCGTCTGGACTCCTGAGACGGCATCCTTACAATGGGCAACGACCAAAAACAACCTAGGTTTAGCCTACTCCAAATTGCCAACGGGAGATCGTGCGGCAAACCTAAAGCAAGCCATCGCCTGCTATGAAGCTGCCCTCAGCGTCAGGAAGCGCGGGACTGCACCCTTAGAATGGGCAACGACCCAAAATAACCTGGGGAATGTCTACTTGCAATTGCCCACCGGTGATCGCGCGGCGAACCTAAAGCAAGCCATCGCCTGCTATGAAGCTGCCCTCAGCGTCAGGAAGCGCGGGACTGCACCCTTAGATTGGGCAGAGACCCAAAATAACTTGGGGAATGCCTATAAGAACTTGCCAACGGGAGATCGTGCCAGGAACCTGCAACAAGCCATCACCTGCTATAACGCCGCCCTCAGCGTCAGGACTCGTGAGACCACACCCTTAGAATGGGCAACGACCCAAAATAACCTGGGGAATGCCTACCGGGAAATGTCCACAGGCGATCGCGCGGCGAACCTAAAGAAAGCCATCACCTGCTATAACGCCGCCCTCAGCGTCAGGACTTGTGAGACCGCACCCTTACAATGGGCAATGACTCAAAATAACCTAGGGAATGCCTACCGGGAAATGTCCACAGGAGATCGCACGGGGAACCTGCAACAAGCCATCACCTGCTATGAAGCCGCCCTCAGCGTCAGGACTCGTGAGACCGCACCCTTAGATTGGGCAGAGACCCAAAATAACCTGGGTTTAGCCTACTCGGACTTGCCCATGGGCGATCGCGCGGGGAACCTGCAACAAGCCATCAGCTGCTTTAAGGCCGCCCTCACCGTCAGAACGCCGCAACTGTTCCCCCTGGACTGCCTACAAACAGCTCGCAACTGGGGTAACTTGGAATTTCGGGAAGGACAGTGGCACAATGCCTTAACCCAATACCAAACTGCCATCGAAGCCATTGAACAATCGCGCCGCTTTGCCCTCAGTGAAGAGCGTCGTCAGCAGATTGTGCAAGAGTCCATCTACGTTTACGAAAACGCCATCCAAGCGGCCATTAACCTCAAAGACATCGCCAGCGCCCTGGAAATCGTGGAACGAGTCCGGGCGAAGCGTTTAGTCGATTTGATGGCCACCGCAGACCTCTACCAAGATGGGGCAATTCCCGCAGCGGTTCAAGACTGGCTGCACCAACTGGACCAACTGGACCGAGAGATTGCCCAACGTCGTCAGAACGTCGCCTCCACAGAGACTCCAGAAGCGCCAACGTCCCCGGAAGATTCCCCCAAACCCCTGCCAGAGACCCCAGAAGATGACGCTTCCCCTGGAGACTCCCCCAAACACCGCCACGGGGTCTCCCGTCAACTCCGCGCAGCGATGACCGCCACCGAGGAGATTCGGGAACTTGAACAAGAAAAACAGGCCATTCTCGACCAACTCAGCAACCGAGATGATGTGGTTGCCAAACTGCGAGAGGTCCAGCCGCCCAAACTCCAGGATTTTCAACCCCTCCTGTCTGAGAACACCGCCCTCGTCAGCTTCTACACCACCGATGATCACACTCATCTCCTGATTCTCCGTTCCGGGGAGTCTCAGCCGGTTTGTTTCACCTGCCCGGGACAGGGCTACAAACCCCTGCAACTCTGGCTCCGGGAGACTTGGGCGGCGCTTTATCTCCTGGATAAAACCCAATGGCTTGCCCAAATGCAAGCCACCCTCCAGGAACTGGCGCAACGGTTACGCCTCAACGACCTCATCGAGGAACATCTCCAAGGAATTGAGGAACTGGTCTTGGTGCCCCATCTGTTTCTGCATCAAATCCCCTTTGCGGCGTTACCCCTGAAGGATGGCTATCTAGGAGACCGTTTCCGCCTGCGCTATGCCCCCAGTCTGCAAGTGTTGGGCTTCTGTCAGGGTCGCCAGGGGGTGCAGACTCGGGAGTATGGGACCGTGGAAAATGCCACCGATGATTTGCCCTTTAGTTCCTTTGAGGGGGCGACGGTGGCGCACTTGTTTGAGATTGAGTCGCAACGGCGGCTGATTGGGGCGCAAGCCAAGACGACGGCGTACCGAGGCTTGTTGGAGGCGAGTAATTACCTCGTCAGCAGTCACCACGCCCAAAGTCGCTGGGATAATCCCCTGGAGTCGGGGTTAAAACTCAGTGATGGCACGATTACGGTCAGTCAACTGTTTTCTCCGGCTTGGCGCTTTCCGCAGTTGGAGGAGGTCTATCTCTCCTGTTGTGAGACGGGGTTGTTTCTGCCGGATAGTGCCCTGGATGAGCCGGTGGCGGTGAGTACGGGCTTTCTCTGTGCCGGGGCGCGGGGGGTGATTGCCAGTCAATGGTCGATTTATGATTTGTCGGTGGCGTTGGTGTCGGGGTTGTATCACCAGCAACGTCATCAGGGCTTGTCCCGGGTGGCGGCGTTGCAGCGGGCGCAGCAGGAGATGCGGCAGATGACGGGGAAGACGTTTCAGCAAGCCTATGCTAAACCCCTCCGGACGTATCTCAAGTCGGAACAGCGACGGCTACAGCAAGACGTTGAGGCGGTGCATCGCTTGCAGAACGGGGAGCGACTGATTAAACGCTATTGCCATGAGGCGCATCCCTTTGAGCATCCGGTACATTGGGCGGGTTTAGGCTGTTATGGCTTGGGATGA
- a CDS encoding MFS transporter, producing MSEQPLKHSRLIAASPIYYGWVVLLAGSLGMLMTIPGQTVGVSVFLDKIILDLDISRSLVSFLYLLGTVSGSFFLPGFGRFIDRSGPRKAVILIASLFALACVYMGLVANIVMLALGFIAIRSLGQGALALVSLNVINLWFVRRRGFALSISGIGLALGIGVFPLIIESLINQLGWRLAYASLGGVVALTILPLGALFYREQPERYGLQPDGHHQAGEAVALSEVNYTLPAARRTLTFWIFTAGSICVAMLITGLLFHHYSIMANSGIERSVAAMVFVPFGVITALANLITGVLLDRISPRFLMATMLLLMGSALFLAVRITTGEGMLLYGGLLGLIEGMNGVLKSGIYAYYFGRSHLGSITGFATTLAVIGTATGPVSFALGFEHFGSYGPVLALTALPPVLVALALLLTPSQLLETAP from the coding sequence TTGTCAGAACAACCCCTTAAACACAGCCGCCTCATTGCCGCCTCCCCCATTTACTATGGCTGGGTCGTTCTCCTAGCCGGGAGTTTAGGGATGTTGATGACCATCCCCGGCCAAACCGTGGGCGTGTCCGTATTCCTCGATAAAATTATCCTCGATCTCGACATCTCGCGATCGCTCGTCTCCTTCCTTTACCTCCTCGGAACCGTCAGCGGTTCCTTTTTTCTGCCCGGCTTCGGACGCTTCATCGACCGTTCCGGCCCCCGCAAAGCCGTCATCCTCATCGCCAGTCTCTTCGCCCTAGCCTGCGTCTACATGGGATTAGTCGCCAACATCGTCATGTTGGCCCTGGGGTTTATCGCCATCCGCAGTTTAGGACAAGGGGCCTTAGCCCTAGTTAGCCTCAACGTCATCAACCTGTGGTTTGTCCGTCGCCGAGGCTTCGCCCTCAGCATCTCAGGAATTGGTCTGGCCCTAGGAATTGGCGTATTCCCCCTCATCATCGAAAGCTTAATCAATCAACTCGGCTGGCGACTGGCCTACGCCAGTTTAGGGGGAGTCGTCGCCCTGACCATCCTACCCCTAGGGGCCCTGTTCTACCGAGAGCAACCCGAACGCTACGGCCTACAACCCGACGGACACCATCAAGCCGGAGAAGCCGTCGCCCTCAGCGAAGTCAACTATACCCTGCCCGCCGCCCGCCGTACCCTCACCTTTTGGATCTTCACCGCCGGAAGTATCTGCGTGGCCATGTTAATCACCGGCCTACTCTTCCACCACTACTCGATTATGGCCAACTCCGGCATTGAGCGGTCTGTAGCGGCCATGGTCTTTGTCCCCTTCGGCGTAATTACCGCCCTCGCCAACCTCATCACCGGAGTCTTACTCGATCGCATCTCACCACGATTTCTCATGGCCACCATGTTACTGCTGATGGGTAGTGCCTTATTCCTTGCCGTACGCATCACCACAGGAGAAGGAATGCTCCTCTACGGCGGTCTATTGGGGTTAATCGAGGGCATGAACGGAGTCTTAAAATCAGGGATATACGCCTACTACTTTGGGCGTTCTCACCTCGGCAGTATTACCGGCTTTGCCACCACCCTCGCCGTCATCGGCACCGCCACCGGTCCCGTCTCCTTCGCCCTAGGGTTCGAGCATTTCGGCAGTTACGGACCCGTCTTAGCCCTAACCGCCTTACCCCCCGTCCTCGTCGCCCTAGCCTTACTCCTCACCCCCTCCCAGCTATTGGAAACCGCCCCATAA
- a CDS encoding leucine-rich repeat domain-containing protein produces MTSVNRLNPLLNWGLRLTTLSCLAGGVLAAEISPPQKQQSAPSAEAQVPERFAQWCQQRDRLPETTQRTIEVMLRRADRQDCLEAETRLNEIDDLNLSAQSLSDLRPLASLTHLTRLDLSVNEIEDISPLENLTQLEEVLLSLNQIEDISALEPLVNLRLINLDRNQIEDISPLSSLENLRVLFLNENQIDDISALGRLPELRFLFINDNQIDDISALTGLINLQTLSLNQNQITDISPLRPLVEMYELHLDNNQISDLDGLQGMTGLNELYLSGNQIRNIEPLSALNALTQLYVRDNKISDISPLPDLASLNWVDFEGNEILDISPLGEMTTLVRVILRDNPVTPSTCPVEPSICQFEPDV; encoded by the coding sequence GTGACCTCTGTGAATCGCCTAAACCCACTCCTCAACTGGGGATTACGCCTAACAACTCTCTCCTGTCTCGCCGGTGGTGTCCTGGCGGCGGAGATCTCCCCCCCTCAGAAACAGCAATCCGCCCCCTCCGCCGAGGCCCAAGTCCCCGAGAGGTTCGCCCAATGGTGTCAGCAGCGCGATCGCCTCCCAGAGACGACGCAACGGACCATTGAGGTGATGTTACGTCGCGCCGATCGCCAGGACTGTCTCGAAGCCGAAACCCGCCTGAATGAGATTGACGATCTCAATCTTAGCGCCCAATCCCTCAGTGACTTACGCCCTCTCGCCTCGCTGACGCATCTGACGCGTCTCGATTTGAGTGTCAATGAGATTGAGGACATCTCCCCCCTGGAAAATCTGACCCAATTGGAAGAAGTCTTACTGAGTCTCAACCAGATTGAGGATATCTCCGCCCTAGAACCCCTGGTGAATCTGCGTCTTATCAACCTCGATCGCAATCAAATTGAGGATATTTCCCCCCTGAGTTCCTTAGAAAACTTGCGGGTGTTGTTCCTCAATGAGAACCAGATCGACGATATTTCGGCCCTCGGGAGGTTGCCGGAATTACGATTTTTATTTATCAATGACAATCAGATCGACGATATTTCGGCCCTAACGGGCTTAATCAATCTGCAAACCTTATCCCTCAATCAGAACCAGATTACAGATATTTCCCCGCTGCGGCCCCTGGTTGAGATGTATGAATTGCATCTCGACAATAATCAAATTTCTGACCTCGATGGCTTGCAAGGGATGACGGGTTTAAATGAGTTGTATCTCAGTGGCAATCAAATTCGCAATATCGAGCCATTATCAGCCTTAAATGCCTTGACACAATTGTATGTTCGTGATAATAAAATCAGCGATATCAGCCCTCTCCCTGACTTAGCCAGTCTCAACTGGGTCGACTTTGAGGGAAACGAGATTTTAGACATTTCGCCGTTGGGGGAGATGACGACCTTAGTCCGGGTCATTTTGCGAGACAACCCCGTGACCCCCTCCACCTGTCCCGTGGAACCCTCTATTTGTCAATTTGAACCCGACGTGTAA